The sequence GCGGTCAAAACCATATAGCAAACCCGCCAATATCAGCGGCAGCAGCACCAGCGCCGGAGGACCATGCGTAATCCCGCGCCGGAAACCCAGATGCTCAACGCCGTCGAGCCAGAAGAGGCACGCCGCATCAACATCGGGCAAGTTCGCGCCGATAATCAGCGCAGGCATCGCGAGGCCCGTCTTGCGCTTTAGCCCGGTCTGACCAAGCAGCGCCCCGACCAGCGAGTGGGTTAGATTATCCACGCGACCTGCCGATCAATCCGTTGGATGCCCTTCATCGGCTTCCACGGTCCAAGTTTGTCCCTTGGCAAGCAGTTTCGCCAGATTGGCTTCCTTGCCAGCAGATGACTTGGCGCGTTCTTCGACCACGGCGCTTTCGAATGTGTCGCGCGGGTCGTCATAGAGGACACCCAGCGCCATTGGGAACGGGCCGAACGGCATTTCGATCAGCATATGGCAGACCGAACGGTTGGTCGCATCGTGAACGAGCACGCCCGCCGCTTCCCAGTCGCCATCGACGACTTCGACAACCTTGAGCGCGAGCGCGTCACGGTCGAGGGCAATGCCCTTGTCCATGCCAGTCTTGGGATCGCCGAACAGCATCGGTTCGCCATGATCCAGCCAAAGCTGGCGATCACCAGCACCCTTGGGCGCAGCGAAATCTTCAAACACATCCTTGTTATAGACGATGCAGTTCTGGAAAATTTCGATGAATGCCGCGCCTTGGTGGGCGTGCGAAGCCTTCAGAACTTCCGGTAAGTTCTTCGAAACATCGAAACCGCGCCCGATGAACCGCGCACCAGCGCCAAGCGCAAAGGCGCATGGATTTACCGGGCGGTCATAGGAACCAATCGGGGTCGAAGGGCTCTTCGTACCGACACGGCTTGTGGGCGATGACTGGCCCTTGGTCAGGCCGTAAATCTCGTTATTGAACAGCATGATCTGCATGTTCACGTTGCGGCGCAGGACATGCATCATGTGGTTGCCGCCGATGGAAAGGCCGTCACCGTCGCCCGTTACGAGCCACACATCGAGGTCCGGATTGGCGAGCTTCACGCCCGTCGCCACCGCAGGCGCGCGGCCGTGGATCGTGTGGAAGCCGTATGTTTCCATGTAATAGGGGAAGCGGCTGGAGCAGCCGATGCCGCTAATGAATACGGTGTTGGACGGATCACAGCCGAGCTGAGGCAAGGTGCGCTGCACAGCCTTCAGAATGGCGTAATCGCCGCAGCCGGGGCACCAGCGGACCTCTTGATCGGTTTCCCAATCCTTCAGCGTGGTTTCGATTTTGACTGGTGCGTTCATGCCAAGGCTCCTTCAATCGCGGCTTCAAGCTCGGCTATTGTAAATGGTTGCCCACTCGTTTTGGTCAGCGGCTGCGCGTCGACGAGGAACTGGTCGCGCAGGACGGTTTTGAACTGCCCGGTGTTCATTTCAGGCACCAATATCTTGTCATAACTCTTGAGCAAATCGCCAAGATTGCCCGGCATCGGCCAGATATGACGTACGTGGATGTGGCTCACGTCGAGGCCTTGCTTGCGGACACTGTCCACCGCGCGGCGGATCGGGCCGAAGGTTGATCCCCAGCCCACTACCGCCAGCTTGCCGGATGTTTCGCCCAGCGAGACTTCTTGATCGGGAACTTCGATACCGAGCACCTTGTTCAGTCGGGCATCGGTCATCGTCTGGTGGTTTTCTGACCCATAATCGATGTGGCCTGTATCGACCTGTTTCTCGATCCCGCCGATGCGGTGCATCAGATCGGGCGTGCCGGGCTTGATCCATGGGCGAGCGCCCTTGGCATCGCGCTTATACGGCAGCAGTTCTTCGTCAGCGCCCTTGCCCTCCATAAACTTCGCCGGAAACGGCTTGAAGGTTGACGGATCAGGCACTGGCCAAGGCTCAGACGCATTGGCGATATAACCATCGGTCAGCAGCATCACCGGCGTCATATATTGCGTGGCAATCCGGCAGGCCTCGATCGCGCATTCAAATGCGTCGCCCGGGCTGCTGCAGGACACGACCGGCATCGGCGCATCACCGTTGCGACCATAAACGGCCTGATACAGATCGCTTTGTTCTGTTTTAGTGGGAAGGCCCGTGGAAGGCCCGCCGCGCTGGCTGTTGACGATAACCAGCGGAAGCTCGGTCATAATCGCGAGGCCCATCGCTTCGGTTTTCAGCGCAATGCCAGGGCCAGAGGACGAGGTAACGCCCAGCTGCCCCGCGTACGACGCGCCGATGGAGGCGCAGATCGCGGCAATCTCGTCTTCCGCCTGGAAGGTAGTGACGCCGAATTCCTTCAGCCGCGCCAGATGGTGCAAAATCGCGGAGGCTGGCGTGATCGGATAGCCGCCGAAGAACATCGGCAGTTCGGCCAATTGAGCGCCCGCAACAAGGCCTAGCGAAACAGCCTCGGCACCATTGATTGTACGGTAGAGGCCCGGCTTGCTTTCAACACGGTCAACATGAACTTGCTTGAGCGGGCCGGTGAGTTCAGCCGTTTCGCCGTAAGCATGGCCCGCATTCAGCGCCGCGATATTCGCATCGGCGATCTCAGGCTTGCTCTTGAACTTCGATTTCAGCCATTCTTCAATCGGCGCGCGCTCGCGGTCGAACATCCACAGCGCGAGACCGAGCGTCCACATATTCTTGGACCGCAGCGCATCTTTGTTACCGAGGCCGAATGGCTTCACCGCTTCGATGGTCAGCGCGGAAATATCGAAGGCGAGCACTTCCCATTTGGCAAGCGTGTCATCCTCAAGCGGGCTGACGTCATACTTCGCCTTGTCGAGATTGCGCTTCGTGAATTCACCTGTGTCGATGATGATCAGGCCGCCGGGCTTAAGCGACTCGAGGTTCACCTTCAGCGCAGCGGGGTTCATCGCGACCAGCACGTCAGGCGCATCGCCAGCGGTGTTGATCTCGCGGCTGCCAAAATTGATCTGGAATGCCGAGACGCCGAACAGTGTGCCTTGCGGCGCGCGAATCTCAGCCGGGAAGTCAGGGAACGTCGCGAGATCATTGCCCGCCAGCGCCGTCGAGAGCGTGAATTGTCCGCCCGTTAGTTGCATTCCGTCGCCGCTATCGCCGGCAAAGCGCACCACCACTGCTTCTGGTGCTAAATCTGTCGCCGGTTTGTCAGCCGCTTGCGTTGCCATTCGTCAACCTCGTTTGCTCGCGCGAAATAGTCTGCTGCGCGCCCTATCACATATTGCTGGGCTGCCTATGGGCGTTGAGCAACTCTCGCAAACAAGTTTTTCTCTGCTACGCACAAAAAGTCGAGTGGAAAAGCACGTGCGAGGCGCTAGACCCACCTAAACGATCATACGGAGAAGACCGCAAATGCCCGACAAACCCCACTTCGTACGCGAAGATGTGAAGATGCTGCTCGGTATGCTGGAGCAAATGGGCGGCACTCCGCTGGAACATGCGCCGCTGGACGAAGGCCGCGCAGGATATATCGCAATGGGGCCGATGGTTGAGGCCGAACCGCGCGATCTTGCAGTGATCAAGGATCTGACATGCACTGGGCCTGCCGGCGATATTCCGCTGCGCTTGTATGATGCGCGTGAAAGCCGCGAAGCCGGACCAGTCATCATGTTTTATCACGGCGGCGGTTTCGTTATCGGGAATTTGCAGTCGCACCATGCACTTTGCACGGAAATCGCGGCGACAATGGATTTGCCCGTGGTGGCTGTGGATTACAGGCTTGCTCCAGAGGCTCCCTTCCCCGCCGCGCCCGACGATTGCGAAGCAGCGACGCGCTGGGTTGCGTCGAACCCCGCTGAAACCGGGCTCACCGCTAATGGCCTGATCGTGATGGGAGACAGCGCGGGCGGTAATCTTGCGCTTGTGACGGCACATTCACTGCGGAAAGAGCCCGCCGAAGTGCCGGTCATCATGCAAGTGCCACTCTATCCGGTGGCGAGTGATGTGGCCGCAGACAAGAGCCGCGCCGACTTTGCCGAAGGTTTTTTGCTCACTGGCGCGACAATGGATTGGTTCAACGAACAATATGGCGGCGGCGCAGACGATCCGCGCAATTTCCCGATGCTCGACGATGGTGCCGGATCACCGCCGACGGTCCTGTGCACCGCTGGGCTCGACCCCTTGCGCGACTCCGGCCGGCAATATGCGGCAAAACTGATCGATAGCGGCACGGATGTGACCTATCTCGAATTCGCGGGCAGCATCCACGGATTCGCGAATCTGCGCAAAGTCATTCCCAGCGCTCAAAAGGACACTCAGATATTGCTGGATGCGATGAAAGATATGCTGGGACGTAATTCCACATGAGCGATCAACAGGCGCTACCGACCGAATACCGCCCTTGCGTGGGCGTGATGCTCGTCAACCGCGACGGTCATGCCTTCGTTGGG comes from Altererythrobacter sp. ZODW24 and encodes:
- a CDS encoding alpha/beta hydrolase; the encoded protein is MPDKPHFVREDVKMLLGMLEQMGGTPLEHAPLDEGRAGYIAMGPMVEAEPRDLAVIKDLTCTGPAGDIPLRLYDARESREAGPVIMFYHGGGFVIGNLQSHHALCTEIAATMDLPVVAVDYRLAPEAPFPAAPDDCEAATRWVASNPAETGLTANGLIVMGDSAGGNLALVTAHSLRKEPAEVPVIMQVPLYPVASDVAADKSRADFAEGFLLTGATMDWFNEQYGGGADDPRNFPMLDDGAGSPPTVLCTAGLDPLRDSGRQYAAKLIDSGTDVTYLEFAGSIHGFANLRKVIPSAQKDTQILLDAMKDMLGRNST
- a CDS encoding 2-oxoacid:acceptor oxidoreductase subunit alpha, translated to MATQAADKPATDLAPEAVVVRFAGDSGDGMQLTGGQFTLSTALAGNDLATFPDFPAEIRAPQGTLFGVSAFQINFGSREINTAGDAPDVLVAMNPAALKVNLESLKPGGLIIIDTGEFTKRNLDKAKYDVSPLEDDTLAKWEVLAFDISALTIEAVKPFGLGNKDALRSKNMWTLGLALWMFDRERAPIEEWLKSKFKSKPEIADANIAALNAGHAYGETAELTGPLKQVHVDRVESKPGLYRTINGAEAVSLGLVAGAQLAELPMFFGGYPITPASAILHHLARLKEFGVTTFQAEDEIAAICASIGASYAGQLGVTSSSGPGIALKTEAMGLAIMTELPLVIVNSQRGGPSTGLPTKTEQSDLYQAVYGRNGDAPMPVVSCSSPGDAFECAIEACRIATQYMTPVMLLTDGYIANASEPWPVPDPSTFKPFPAKFMEGKGADEELLPYKRDAKGARPWIKPGTPDLMHRIGGIEKQVDTGHIDYGSENHQTMTDARLNKVLGIEVPDQEVSLGETSGKLAVVGWGSTFGPIRRAVDSVRKQGLDVSHIHVRHIWPMPGNLGDLLKSYDKILVPEMNTGQFKTVLRDQFLVDAQPLTKTSGQPFTIAELEAAIEGALA
- a CDS encoding 2-oxoacid:ferredoxin oxidoreductase subunit beta, whose product is MNAPVKIETTLKDWETDQEVRWCPGCGDYAILKAVQRTLPQLGCDPSNTVFISGIGCSSRFPYYMETYGFHTIHGRAPAVATGVKLANPDLDVWLVTGDGDGLSIGGNHMMHVLRRNVNMQIMLFNNEIYGLTKGQSSPTSRVGTKSPSTPIGSYDRPVNPCAFALGAGARFIGRGFDVSKNLPEVLKASHAHQGAAFIEIFQNCIVYNKDVFEDFAAPKGAGDRQLWLDHGEPMLFGDPKTGMDKGIALDRDALALKVVEVVDGDWEAAGVLVHDATNRSVCHMLIEMPFGPFPMALGVLYDDPRDTFESAVVEERAKSSAGKEANLAKLLAKGQTWTVEADEGHPTD